From the genome of Bacteroides sp. MSB163, one region includes:
- a CDS encoding HU family DNA-binding protein encodes MAYYVMEEMPDIHKTGERVLYPRFAMIDQVSTEQLARNVSESSGFNVGDIIGIVKQLAIEMSHQMAEGRSVKLDDIGTFTPALMLRTGKEREEAGEKAKHRNAQSIVVGKVNFRVDMNLVYRINGRCLLERAPWKARRSSQKYAPEQRLALAVKYLESHSFLTVSEYQQLTGLLRTTATNELKEWAALPDSGIDTAGRGAHRVYVKKG; translated from the coding sequence ATGGCATACTATGTAATGGAAGAAATGCCCGACATTCACAAGACGGGCGAGCGTGTTCTCTATCCACGCTTTGCAATGATAGACCAGGTTTCCACAGAACAACTGGCACGCAACGTGTCGGAAAGCAGTGGCTTCAATGTGGGTGATATAATAGGAATCGTGAAGCAACTTGCTATCGAAATGTCGCATCAGATGGCAGAGGGACGCTCCGTAAAACTGGACGACATCGGAACTTTCACTCCGGCTTTGATGTTGCGCACGGGCAAGGAGCGGGAAGAAGCGGGAGAAAAAGCGAAGCATCGCAATGCACAGAGCATCGTGGTGGGCAAAGTCAATTTCCGTGTAGACATGAATCTGGTATATCGCATTAACGGTCGCTGTCTGTTGGAGCGGGCACCTTGGAAAGCCCGTCGTTCTTCGCAAAAGTATGCTCCGGAGCAGCGCTTGGCACTGGCGGTGAAGTATCTGGAGTCACATTCTTTTCTTACTGTCAGCGAATATCAGCAATTAACCGGGTTGTTGCGCACCACTGCTACGAATGAACTGAAAGAATGGGCGGCCCTCCCGGATTCCGGCATTGACACTGCCGGACGTGGTGCACACAGGGTTTATGTGAAGAAGGGGTGA
- a CDS encoding glucose 1-dehydrogenase — MNIDSLFDLSGKVAIVTGGGDGIGKGSCETLAHFGASIVVSDLVLEKAQAVANEIVTNGGKAIAVACNVLNDADLVNLVDKAVAEYGTVNILVNNAGGGGGGRENPFQIDIAYFKRIFNLNLFSAWRLCQLVVPHMAESGYGSIINITSMGSINKSPNMSAYASSKAALNHMAGNLAFDFGPMGVRINNVGPGATRTHALSTVLTPEIEAKMLEHTPIKRLGEVSDITGAVLYFAAPVSQWVSGQTLFVNGGGIQTLD, encoded by the coding sequence ATGAATATAGATTCTCTTTTTGATCTAAGCGGAAAAGTAGCCATAGTGACCGGTGGTGGAGATGGCATTGGAAAAGGAAGTTGCGAAACACTCGCGCACTTCGGAGCTTCCATAGTGGTAAGTGATCTGGTACTTGAAAAAGCCCAGGCTGTTGCAAATGAAATCGTTACGAATGGAGGTAAAGCGATTGCTGTAGCCTGCAATGTGCTTAATGACGCAGACTTAGTAAACCTGGTTGATAAAGCTGTCGCAGAGTATGGAACGGTCAACATCCTGGTCAACAATGCCGGTGGAGGAGGTGGCGGACGGGAGAATCCCTTCCAGATAGATATTGCCTACTTCAAGAGGATATTCAACCTCAATTTATTCAGTGCATGGCGTTTATGCCAGCTTGTTGTACCTCACATGGCTGAATCGGGCTATGGAAGCATCATCAACATCACATCGATGGGCAGTATTAATAAAAGTCCGAATATGAGTGCTTATGCCTCTTCCAAAGCAGCCCTGAACCACATGGCAGGTAATCTTGCATTCGACTTCGGTCCGATGGGAGTACGTATCAACAACGTAGGTCCCGGAGCTACCAGAACCCACGCCTTATCTACAGTGCTGACTCCTGAAATAGAAGCAAAGATGCTGGAACATACTCCCATAAAACGTCTGGGTGAGGTGAGTGACATTACCGGAGCAGTACTCTATTTTGCCGCACCCGTCTCGCAATGGGTTAGCGGACAAACGCTGTTTGTAAACGGAGGGGGTATTCAGACACTCGATTGA
- the rsgA gene encoding ribosome small subunit-dependent GTPase A gives MIYLNNYGWNDKLHQLKQESTYNSLTHGRISIVHRTCYEVVSENGLFQCELTGNMMYGKSDFELPCTGDWVLFQPFDEHKGIIVDMLPRERTLYRKKNGTVADKQAIASYVDKAFIVQSLDDNFNVRRAERFMVQMQEENINPVLVFNKADLGFDRQKVEEQIRHIARQIPVFFTSIHQPQTILQLRESISAGETVVFVGSSGVGKSSLVNALCGESVLLTSDISLSTGKGRHTSTRREMVLMDGSGVLIDTPGVREFGLAIDDPDSLAEVLEISDYAASCRFKDCKHISEPGCAVLEAVSSGILDRKVYESYQKLRREAWHFSTSEHEKRKRDKSFSKLVEEVKKLKSDR, from the coding sequence ATGATTTATTTGAATAATTACGGTTGGAATGACAAGTTACACCAACTAAAACAAGAGTCTACATACAATTCCCTTACACATGGACGTATATCCATCGTACACCGTACATGCTACGAGGTTGTTTCAGAAAACGGTCTGTTTCAGTGTGAACTGACGGGGAATATGATGTATGGAAAATCAGACTTTGAACTCCCTTGTACCGGTGACTGGGTACTTTTTCAACCTTTCGACGAACATAAAGGGATTATAGTGGATATGCTGCCTCGTGAACGGACGCTATATCGCAAGAAAAACGGAACGGTTGCTGATAAACAGGCCATTGCCTCGTATGTTGACAAGGCATTTATCGTGCAAAGTCTTGATGATAATTTCAATGTTCGCAGAGCCGAGCGTTTTATGGTTCAGATGCAGGAAGAGAATATCAATCCTGTATTGGTGTTTAACAAGGCTGATTTAGGGTTTGACAGGCAGAAAGTCGAAGAACAGATCAGGCACATTGCCCGTCAGATACCGGTGTTTTTTACAAGTATCCATCAACCTCAGACGATTCTCCAATTACGGGAGTCTATATCGGCAGGCGAAACGGTTGTGTTTGTCGGTTCTTCGGGGGTAGGGAAAAGTTCTCTGGTGAATGCGCTTTGTGGGGAATCGGTATTGTTAACGTCTGATATCAGCCTGTCCACGGGAAAAGGAAGACATACTTCCACTCGTCGGGAGATGGTACTGATGGACGGTTCAGGGGTATTAATCGATACTCCGGGTGTCCGGGAATTTGGCTTGGCCATTGACGATCCTGATTCTCTTGCAGAGGTGTTGGAGATTTCCGATTATGCCGCATCGTGCCGCTTCAAGGATTGCAAGCACATCAGCGAACCTGGATGTGCCGTTTTAGAGGCGGTAAGTAGTGGTATATTGGACCGTAAGGTTTATGAGAGTTATCAGAAACTTCGACGGGAAGCGTGGCATTTCTCCACTTCCGAACATGAAAAGCGTAAAAGGGATAAATCCTTTTCAAAACTCGTGGAGGAGGTGAAGAAACTTAAATCGGATCGCTAA
- a CDS encoding MATE family efflux transporter, with the protein MINKYEERLGTERMLPLVFKMALPAVAAQFVNLLYSIVDRIYIGHIPGIGTDALAGVGVTISLVVLISSFSAIVGGGGAPLAAIALGQGDRQRAGKILGNGFVMLILFTLLTSSIAYTFMEPILLFTGASEHTLGYAVDYLSIYLLGTIFVEISTGLNSFINAQGRPAIAMYSVLIGALLNIVLDPIFIFWFDMGVKGAALATVISQACSAAWVLSFLFSRKASLPLERRYMKLNRGIVVAMLALGVSPFIMASTESLVGFVLNSSLKEFGDIYVSALTILQTSMQFASVPLTGFAQGFVPIVSYNYGHGDRQRVKDCFRIALFTMFSFNLILMLFMILFPSTVASAFTSDERLIETVRWTMPVFLGGMTIFGLQRACQNMFVALGQAKISIFIALLRKAILLIPLALILPRFMGVTGVYAAEAISDATAAICCTLLFFWQFPKILGKMKGR; encoded by the coding sequence ATGATCAATAAATATGAAGAACGTCTGGGAACCGAGCGTATGTTGCCACTGGTTTTCAAGATGGCGCTTCCGGCAGTAGCGGCACAATTCGTCAATTTGCTTTATAGCATTGTCGACCGTATCTATATCGGACACATACCGGGCATCGGGACGGATGCATTGGCAGGCGTAGGGGTAACAATTTCTCTCGTGGTATTGATTTCTTCTTTTTCAGCAATAGTGGGCGGTGGTGGTGCACCGTTGGCTGCCATAGCCCTCGGGCAGGGTGACCGCCAGCGTGCCGGAAAGATATTGGGGAACGGTTTTGTCATGCTGATCCTGTTCACCTTGCTGACCTCTTCCATAGCCTATACCTTTATGGAGCCTATCCTGCTTTTTACAGGTGCCTCAGAGCATACCTTGGGATATGCCGTCGATTATCTCTCCATTTATTTGCTGGGAACCATCTTTGTGGAGATTTCCACCGGACTGAATTCTTTTATCAATGCCCAGGGACGTCCTGCCATTGCCATGTATTCCGTCCTGATCGGAGCTTTATTGAATATCGTTCTTGATCCTATCTTTATCTTCTGGTTCGATATGGGAGTAAAAGGTGCGGCTTTGGCTACGGTGATTTCACAGGCTTGCAGTGCTGCGTGGGTATTGTCTTTCCTTTTTTCCCGAAAGGCTTCTCTGCCTCTTGAACGACGCTATATGAAATTGAACCGGGGAATTGTAGTTGCAATGCTGGCTCTTGGTGTATCTCCGTTCATTATGGCAAGTACGGAGAGCCTGGTAGGTTTTGTACTAAATAGTAGCTTGAAGGAGTTTGGAGATATCTACGTCAGTGCACTGACTATTTTACAGACCTCGATGCAGTTTGCCAGTGTGCCGCTGACGGGGTTTGCGCAAGGCTTTGTCCCGATTGTGAGCTACAATTATGGGCATGGAGACAGGCAGCGTGTGAAGGATTGTTTCCGTATTGCCTTGTTTACCATGTTTTCTTTCAATCTGATTCTGATGTTGTTTATGATTCTCTTCCCTTCAACGGTTGCATCAGCTTTTACGAGCGATGAACGGCTGATAGAGACGGTTCGTTGGACAATGCCTGTCTTTCTGGGTGGTATGACCATTTTCGGGTTGCAACGTGCTTGCCAGAATATGTTTGTGGCATTGGGACAAGCCAAGATATCCATTTTTATCGCTTTGCTCCGTAAGGCGATTCTTTTGATTCCGTTGGCACTGATACTGCCCCGTTTTATGGGAGTGACCGGAGTATATGCGGCTGAGGCAATATCTGATGCTACGGCTGCGATTTGCTGCACGTTATTGTTCTTTTGGCAGTTCCCTAAGATTTTGGGGAAGATGAAGGGGAGGTAA
- a CDS encoding efflux transporter outer membrane subunit, with translation MKKIMICLFLSVGLSSCHVYQTYKRPDSLLVDSLYRQSVATGDTISLASLSWKELFTDSCLQQLIETGIRNNTDLNVARLKVKEAEALLMSSKLAYLPSISLTPQGTLSSVAGAKPSKSYNLATSADWELDIFGKLTNAKRGAKAFCEQSEAYRQAVQTQLIATVANSYYTLLMLDKQLDITRRTAEIWDENLRVMKALKKAGQATEMAVAQTEASKFSVDGSILSLEQQISEMENSLSTLLGMIPSSIDRSALDGQSFPEKLAAGVPLQLLQRRPDVRQKEAGLAEAFYATNQAHAAFYPSVMLSGSAGWTNLAGGVITNPGQWLLSAVGSLVQPFFNRGRNIANLRVAKAQQEEALLTFRQSLLDAGAEVNDALGQWQTARKRLRISEQQISSLQSAVQSSELLMRYSSQNYLEVLTARQTLLQAELSAAANRFDEIQGVINLYHALGGGVE, from the coding sequence ATGAAGAAAATAATGATATGTTTATTCCTGTCAGTCGGATTGAGCAGTTGTCACGTATATCAGACTTATAAGCGTCCTGACTCTCTGCTGGTTGATAGTCTTTACAGGCAATCTGTTGCAACAGGAGATACTATTTCGCTAGCCTCCCTTTCGTGGAAGGAACTTTTTACGGATTCTTGCTTGCAGCAACTCATTGAAACCGGAATCCGTAATAATACTGACCTGAATGTCGCCCGTTTGAAGGTAAAGGAGGCAGAAGCACTGCTGATGTCTTCCAAACTGGCTTATTTGCCTTCTATTTCGCTTACGCCGCAGGGTACGTTAAGCAGTGTGGCAGGGGCAAAACCTTCCAAAAGTTACAATCTGGCCACATCGGCGGATTGGGAACTGGATATCTTTGGAAAACTGACGAATGCCAAACGGGGAGCAAAGGCTTTTTGTGAGCAGAGTGAAGCCTATAGGCAAGCAGTACAGACACAGTTGATAGCTACTGTTGCTAATAGCTACTATACATTGCTGATGCTTGATAAACAGCTTGATATCACTCGTCGTACGGCGGAAATATGGGATGAGAACCTGCGTGTCATGAAAGCTTTGAAGAAAGCTGGGCAGGCTACGGAAATGGCTGTTGCCCAGACTGAAGCAAGTAAATTTTCTGTAGACGGCTCTATTCTTTCACTGGAACAACAGATAAGCGAGATGGAAAATTCTCTCTCTACCTTATTGGGAATGATACCCAGCTCCATTGACCGTTCGGCGTTGGACGGACAGAGCTTTCCGGAAAAACTTGCAGCCGGAGTACCTTTGCAGTTACTGCAACGCCGTCCTGATGTTCGTCAGAAAGAGGCCGGACTTGCAGAGGCTTTCTATGCCACAAATCAGGCACATGCGGCTTTTTATCCTTCTGTTATGTTAAGTGGCTCGGCCGGCTGGACTAATTTGGCAGGAGGTGTTATCACTAATCCGGGACAATGGCTACTCTCGGCTGTAGGGTCATTAGTGCAGCCATTCTTCAATCGCGGACGGAACATTGCTAATTTGCGGGTGGCCAAAGCCCAACAGGAAGAGGCGCTGCTCACTTTCCGACAAAGCTTACTCGATGCCGGTGCGGAAGTAAATGATGCACTGGGGCAATGGCAAACAGCTCGGAAACGCCTGAGAATCTCTGAACAACAGATTTCTTCTTTACAATCTGCTGTCCAAAGTTCCGAGTTGCTGATGCGATATAGTTCGCAAAACTATCTGGAAGTTCTTACTGCCCGCCAGACTCTTTTGCAGGCGGAACTATCTGCTGCCGCCAACCGGTTTGATGAGATACAAGGCGTTATAAATCTTTATCATGCATTAGGGGGAGGGGTTGAATAA
- a CDS encoding class I SAM-dependent methyltransferase yields MLSLYAKYIKKMSNENKTIHDFELQLICDFFSNMERQGPGSPDVTLKALSFIDNLTDKSLIADIGCGTGGQTMVLAGHISGQITGLDLFPDFIDILNRNAKQSGLQDRVKGIVGSMDNLPFQNEELDLIWSEGAIYNIGFERGLNEWRKYLKPGGYIAVSESSWFTDERPAEINDFWVNAYPEIDTIPNQVAKIHKAGYLPVATFILPENCWTEHYFAAKIEAQKIFLHKYAGNKIAEEFSSLQFDEEELYSKYKAFYGYTFFIAKKIEQ; encoded by the coding sequence ATGCTTTCCTTGTATGCAAAATACATTAAGAAAATGAGTAACGAAAATAAAACAATTCACGATTTCGAACTTCAATTAATCTGTGACTTCTTCTCCAATATGGAACGCCAAGGACCCGGAAGTCCTGACGTAACACTGAAAGCGCTGAGCTTTATAGATAACCTTACCGACAAGTCCCTTATCGCCGACATCGGCTGTGGAACAGGAGGACAGACAATGGTATTGGCCGGACATATTTCCGGGCAGATCACCGGACTCGACCTTTTCCCCGACTTTATTGATATCCTCAATCGTAATGCAAAGCAATCAGGCTTGCAGGACAGGGTGAAAGGCATTGTCGGTTCTATGGATAACCTTCCTTTTCAGAATGAGGAATTAGACCTGATCTGGTCGGAAGGCGCCATTTATAATATTGGTTTTGAACGGGGATTAAATGAGTGGCGTAAGTATTTGAAGCCGGGAGGATATATTGCCGTTTCTGAAAGTTCGTGGTTTACTGACGAACGTCCTGCGGAAATCAATGACTTCTGGGTGAATGCGTATCCTGAAATAGATACGATTCCCAATCAAGTGGCCAAGATACACAAAGCTGGTTATCTTCCCGTCGCTACATTTATTTTGCCGGAGAATTGCTGGACAGAGCATTACTTTGCTGCAAAGATTGAAGCTCAGAAAATCTTCCTTCATAAATATGCGGGAAATAAGATTGCTGAAGAATTCAGTTCGCTTCAGTTTGATGAAGAAGAACTGTACAGCAAGTATAAAGCCTTCTACGGCTATACATTTTTCATCGCAAAAAAGATAGAACAATGA
- a CDS encoding efflux RND transporter permease subunit, which yields MKIRTFIDRPILAGVLSVVVLIMGLIGLSQLPVEQFPEIAPPTVSVSANYTGASAETVQKSVVVPLEEALNGVENMMYMTSSSTNTGAAKITIYFRQGTDPDMATVNVQNRIATAQGLLPAEVTRSGITVRKRQTSNIKALALYSPDDSFDESFLNNYLKINIEPRLSRISGVGEVNVMGADYSLRIWLDPGKMAKYGLVPSDITKVLDEQNLESPTGTLGTDSQNAFQYVLKYRGRYEEETDYENLIIRSLSGGEVLRLKDVACIELGSSSYAYIGEVNGHPGSNCMIAQTSGSNANEIIEEIDKVTAEISKTLPKGMELVDLMSSKDFLDASIHNVIKTLIEAILLVVLVVYVFLQSLRSTFIPAISIIVSLVGTFAFLYAAGFSLNMLTLFALVLVIGTVVDDAIVVVEAVQAKFDEGYKSAYHATIDAMGGITSALVTTTFVFMAVFIPVCFMGGTTGTFYTQFGLTMAVAVAISLVNALTLSPALCALIMTPHTIAAKGEKMSFSSRFHIAFDSAFHRLVLKYKSGVFFMLKRKWLAGILLLVACAGLFLLMKTTKTGLVPQEDMGTIFVDIRTSPGSSLQETGIVMNEIDKRISDISQIRMFAKITGNGMISGQGASNGMFIIRLKNWKERSGKGDDINSVINEIYRRTKDISSAQIMAFAQPMIPGYGVSSGFEVYVQDQKGGSVDDLLKYTRQMIEALNARPEIGYASTSFDTKYPQFLVEVDAALCKRNGVSPSEVLSALSGYIGGNYASNMNRFSKLYRVMVQASPEYRLDTEALDNMFVRNSDGKMSPIGQYLTLTRVYGAESLSRFNLFSAISVNGSPALGYSSGQAIEVVREVAEQTLPAGYGFEFGGMSREEASTGNTTTLVFIICVVFIYLILCALYESLFIPVAVILSIPFGLAGSFLFAKMFGLENNIYLQTGLIMLIGLLSKTAILLTEYASERRRQGMTIVQAAVSAAQVRLRPILMTSLTMIFGMLPMMFSSGVGANGNISIGVGTVGGMLIGTVALLFIVPVLFVTFQYLQEKLMPARDLAELEKEDH from the coding sequence ATGAAAATCAGAACATTTATTGACCGTCCTATTTTGGCGGGAGTTCTTTCCGTTGTCGTCCTTATAATGGGATTGATAGGACTATCTCAATTGCCTGTAGAACAGTTTCCTGAAATAGCACCGCCTACAGTCAGTGTTTCGGCCAATTATACCGGAGCAAGTGCAGAAACAGTTCAGAAGAGTGTGGTTGTACCTCTGGAAGAGGCGCTTAACGGTGTGGAAAACATGATGTACATGACTTCCTCTTCCACCAATACCGGTGCAGCAAAAATTACGATTTATTTTCGTCAGGGTACCGATCCCGATATGGCTACGGTCAACGTGCAAAACCGTATTGCTACAGCCCAGGGATTATTGCCTGCAGAGGTGACCAGAAGTGGAATCACCGTACGTAAACGGCAGACGAGCAATATTAAGGCACTGGCACTTTACAGTCCTGATGATTCGTTTGATGAGAGCTTCCTGAACAATTATCTGAAAATTAATATCGAGCCTCGTCTTTCGCGTATTTCGGGAGTGGGTGAGGTAAACGTGATGGGAGCGGACTATTCATTGCGTATCTGGCTTGATCCCGGAAAGATGGCGAAGTATGGCTTGGTTCCATCTGATATAACGAAAGTACTTGATGAGCAGAATTTGGAGTCGCCGACGGGGACACTTGGAACAGACTCTCAAAATGCCTTTCAGTATGTGCTGAAGTATCGTGGTCGCTATGAAGAGGAGACTGATTATGAGAATCTGATCATTCGTTCGCTGTCTGGTGGTGAGGTGCTCCGGCTGAAGGATGTGGCATGCATAGAATTAGGTTCCAGTAGCTATGCTTATATAGGTGAAGTGAATGGACATCCCGGCTCCAATTGTATGATTGCCCAGACATCGGGTTCGAATGCCAATGAGATTATCGAAGAAATAGACAAGGTGACAGCGGAGATTTCCAAAACCCTGCCTAAGGGGATGGAACTGGTAGACCTGATGAGTTCAAAGGACTTTCTGGATGCATCTATTCATAATGTAATAAAGACATTGATTGAAGCTATCTTGCTGGTGGTACTTGTGGTATATGTATTTTTGCAAAGTCTACGGTCTACGTTTATTCCGGCTATCTCCATCATAGTGTCCTTGGTCGGAACCTTCGCTTTTCTTTATGCAGCAGGTTTTAGTCTGAATATGTTGACACTTTTTGCATTGGTACTGGTGATAGGTACGGTGGTGGATGATGCTATTGTTGTGGTGGAAGCCGTGCAGGCTAAGTTCGACGAAGGGTATAAATCTGCTTATCATGCAACTATTGATGCAATGGGAGGAATTACTTCGGCATTGGTGACGACAACTTTCGTTTTCATGGCGGTATTTATTCCCGTATGTTTCATGGGAGGAACTACGGGAACATTCTATACTCAGTTTGGTCTGACCATGGCAGTAGCGGTGGCTATTTCTCTTGTTAATGCACTGACTCTGAGTCCCGCTCTTTGTGCATTAATCATGACCCCTCACACGATAGCTGCGAAAGGTGAGAAAATGAGCTTCTCATCACGTTTTCATATTGCTTTCGACAGTGCTTTTCACCGTTTGGTACTAAAATATAAGTCTGGAGTGTTTTTTATGTTGAAGCGTAAATGGCTGGCTGGAATCTTATTGCTGGTGGCTTGTGCCGGACTATTCCTCCTTATGAAGACTACTAAAACTGGTCTTGTCCCGCAGGAAGATATGGGAACTATTTTTGTGGATATACGTACTTCACCCGGCAGCAGCCTTCAGGAAACCGGAATTGTGATGAATGAAATAGACAAGCGGATCAGTGATATTTCACAGATCAGAATGTTTGCTAAAATAACAGGTAATGGTATGATTAGTGGGCAGGGAGCTTCGAACGGCATGTTTATCATTCGTCTGAAAAACTGGAAAGAACGTAGCGGAAAAGGAGATGACATAAATTCCGTGATTAATGAGATATATCGGCGTACGAAGGATATTTCTTCTGCCCAGATAATGGCTTTTGCTCAACCGATGATTCCGGGGTATGGTGTGAGTAGTGGTTTCGAGGTATATGTGCAGGACCAGAAGGGAGGTTCTGTAGACGATCTGTTGAAATATACCCGGCAGATGATTGAGGCACTGAATGCACGTCCGGAGATAGGGTATGCAAGTACATCGTTCGACACCAAATATCCGCAGTTTCTGGTGGAAGTGGATGCCGCTCTCTGTAAACGTAACGGTGTGTCGCCTTCTGAAGTACTAAGTGCACTGTCAGGCTATATCGGCGGAAACTATGCTTCGAATATGAACCGTTTCTCGAAGTTATATCGTGTGATGGTGCAGGCTTCGCCGGAATATCGGTTGGATACTGAAGCATTGGATAACATGTTTGTCCGCAATTCGGATGGAAAGATGTCTCCCATCGGGCAGTACCTGACGTTGACACGTGTGTATGGAGCTGAAAGCTTGTCGCGTTTTAATCTTTTTTCTGCCATATCGGTCAATGGCTCTCCAGCCTTAGGCTATAGTTCCGGACAAGCTATCGAGGTGGTGCGTGAGGTGGCTGAACAGACTCTACCTGCCGGATATGGTTTTGAATTCGGAGGAATGTCTCGTGAAGAAGCTTCCACCGGAAACACGACAACACTGGTCTTTATTATTTGTGTGGTCTTCATTTACCTGATTCTGTGTGCACTTTATGAAAGCCTCTTTATTCCGGTTGCAGTTATTCTCTCCATACCATTCGGCTTGGCAGGCAGTTTCCTTTTTGCCAAGATGTTTGGACTGGAAAACAATATTTATTTGCAAACAGGCTTGATTATGCTGATTGGTTTGCTGTCTAAGACGGCTATCCTGCTTACGGAATACGCCTCCGAACGCCGTCGTCAGGGCATGACTATTGTACAGGCTGCGGTGTCGGCTGCCCAGGTGCGTTTGCGTCCCATTCTGATGACATCACTTACCATGATATTTGGTATGCTGCCGATGATGTTCTCTTCCGGGGTAGGGGCTAATGGAAATATATCTATCGGCGTAGGTACGGTCGGCGGTATGTTGATCGGTACTGTTGCCTTGTTGTTTATCGTACCAGTCTTATTTGTAACGTTCCAGTATCTGCAGGAGAAATTGATGCCGGCTCGTGATTTAGCTGAATTGGAAAAGGAAGACCATTAA